ATTGTCACTGTGTTTACCTTGGCAGTAAGGTTGAGTATGGTCTTGCACACAGTGCATAAATTACACTTATTGGGAAGAAAGATTACCTAGGTTTAATTAGTTCCAAAgcataataaaattatatacagTGCAGACTCTGCAGTTCACAAGGATAATGTCTTCCTTGTTAGACACATTTACTTTAAAGGCAGGTATAAAACAATACTTGGATAGATGAAAGAATAATCAGCAAGTATTTCTTGATACCTAGCTAGGCCTTTGTACTTCTAGACCCTAGAGATAAAGACTTGTCCTAAATTTATTTGTGTATTACAGTAAGACTTTCAGGACTAGAGCATGCACTGGTAAGGAAGTAAATGCATGGGAAGGTTTGTATCAAGAGACTTTTATTCTACTGTCAAAAAGATGTGAAGTTTGCTGTTGTTTCAGCAGGGCAGCTGTAAAAGGACTAGAAAGAGAATAGGCCtaatgaactgaaaaaaaaaaaaagccaaatctcTCTTTACTGAGTACTCTATTGCTGAGGTACTTGTAGTGATGTCTAAGGGTCCAAAAAAAAGATAGTACACATTCTGTTATGTGCTGTGAAAATCAGACTAAATTATCCATATAAAAGCTGAGGGGAGAATGCAAGTAAAGTAGTATCATGTATAGAATAATTTGCTGGCAGAGTTCAAACTATATAATGCAAGATTCCAAAATCACAGGGCAAGAGAAAATTTCCTTGTTTGGAGTTCAGAACCTAAGCCTCATTTCAGTAGCACTTCAGCCAAGGGCTGGATTTCTGAtctttcctattttcctttcctgtcccAAGTACTTGTGTGCCTAACTGGATCATCCTTTGTGATTTACAGCTTCAGTAGGCCCTGCTGATTCACATTCCTTCCTACTGCTCCTAAAAGAAAAGCTGACCTCCTTTATTTGCATTTAGACTCCACACAAAATCCCTCTGACCAGTATGTGCATGGCTCCTATTCCTAAAATTGAAAGCCAGAGTAGGCTACTCTTTCAATTTTGCGTATTAGAACTTACCATGTGTTCCAGGTGTTTTCTGTACTAAGCTGGAGTACTCACTGTGTTGTCCCTGGCACGAAGTTGAAGACATTTAGTCTCACCAATGCTTGAGACCTTTACAACTGCAACACACAAATTAGGTGAGATGTTCTTATTTCATTCCCAAGGACAAATGACACTGCAGCCTATTGAGAAATCCCTTAACAACATCCCTAAATAGCAATGTGACCTGGACCATGACAGCCATGGCCCTAAAGACAAACAGGGTAGTTGAGAAGGTCACCCACACCACCCCACGAGGTGCTTACTGTCTCTGGCTTCTCAGGCTTTAGGGGAAGATGGAGGaatcactgtccctgtgtgcaaaTACTCATCTCTGAGCATCCTTCTAGACTCTTGTTGCCTCAGTTATCCATTCCAGAAAGGAGTGAAGTGTTTTGTTCAATGAGGTGAGGAGTTACAGCAGCACATGCACATCCCAGCTGTGGGGAGTgcaccacagcactgagtgctCCAACACTCTGCATGAGCTTTAGATAGCTCTGCCCCCTGGGCCAGTAGTGATTTCCCTGCCAGGTCAAACATTTCTCTCACTGTAgccctttctccttttctttacaGAGCAGAAACTCAGAGGAATCATTGTCAGCACATCTGACAAATTAGAAGAACAATATTGGTTATAAATGCCATTGTACACCTGAACCTCTGTAATCAACATCTATAGAGAGGAAAACTGTAGCAAACTGAGGTTGAACAGCAGGTTGATGGAATGGCTATCACAGCTCAGCCTGACACAGCCTCAGCTTattctgtgcagcagcagtaATGAGAAAACTCACAGTAGCCAGAAACTTGtatgaaaatcaaaattacaTTGTCAAATGTACTGGCCCGATAATACTGGaactgaaaaattttatttaagaaaggCACCATCTGCTTTGCATATAATTATACAAATATGGTGCATGCTGAACACATACAAGAGGTAACAGGTATGTGATACATTGCAGAGCTTGAGCTACAAGAGTGTACTTGTGCTCAGGACTGCTATGCTGTTGTGATATGAAAAGCTTCTGTAGGCTGCCAGTTTTACAGACATTGACaagaattttcttattttcctacAAAATcataatattttctgcttcttcaaaCCAAAAATACCTGCATTTGCATAAGAGAGTGAATTATACATAACACATTTAGTCTTAGGCCAGGGTGGATTTACCATTAATCACGTAATTGTTGACTGACTGTGAGAGATTAGATAAAGAATATTCTGTACTTGTAAAGGGAAGATCCTATCTCAACCTGAAAAAGGCTTGAGGTACTGAAATGTagtttcagtttattttaaacagaGAGCAGTTGTATATAACACTCATAAGGCTTTCATGGCtcactgaattttattttgtatagcTGGCCTTGCTGGGAACTAGGGAGAAATGTGAGGAAGGGTTCACACAATGTCTTTTAGGCACCTAGTTGGCCGGTCCTGGCAGTTATGTAACCTTCTGAAAGTTTCTGATCTTCATCTAATTCAGCTCTTTAAATTAGCTGGTGTGAACAACTGACCTGCTGACAGCAAATGAGAATATAAGtgtgacagaaaacaaaataatttctgaaagattTGTCAAAGCTATTTCTGAAAAGATTGTGTATGTAGAATAGATACTGGAAAAGTCTAGCAAAAAGGTTTATTGTTTTTTATCTGGGCAGAGCTAAGAAAATAGCTACTAACCTTACTTGTTGTGTAGCAGATTTATCTCCCAAATTCATCCAAATGATAATGTTAGAAATAATACCTATCCTACATCAGCTTCGTAAGTCTCTAGGATATACCAGCTCCACCTCCAGATCCGTCTAGGCTGTCTGAACAGAGATGGTACACAGGCAGGTCAAGAAATAACCAGATGAGACTATTACACTGAGAATTACAAAATCTGTAAGCTTCAGTCGAGTCTGTGTTGTAACATTTTGGGGACAgtattttatcttctgttttcagtgctCAGACTAGGAACCAGAAGTTGTTCAAATCCCAGACAGGAGACCTAAAATCTCAGCCTGAAAGTTCAATCTGACTCAAATTCCAGTAATAATTAGTTTCTGCTGTAGGGAAGTTGATTTGGGGAAAGTTTGGTTTGAAGGGCAGTTTCAGTTTGAAGGGCACACAGTTGATTTGCAAATACTTTGCAGAGCTGCAAGGAATGGAAGTAGGAAATTGCACACAACCTTGTGTATACTCTTACAGCATCAAAACAGAGCATTCTCAGCCTGTGAATTTGTTGAGGCTCTATCAAGTAAGAAATCTTTATGATGCAATCATAGCtcttgcatttaattttaaaaagatactTACTGTTATTTAATAAAACTATCTGCAGAAAAGTCAGCCATTCCCTGGCAATTGATTTCAGCGGACCCAAACTTTTGCTACAGGTGTTTGGATGGTATCCTCTGTATCTGTTTAAGAGTAATGACCAGATTCACCATTCTTTTACATGGCTGGGAGCTacaaaaaataactgaaattaaGAGTAATTGAGATTAAAATGACAACAGAAAGGTGATCCTACTTTGCCTTGCTAAAAAGAAGAACAGAATGAAAGAAACTGGGCAAATGGGGCTTACAGTGCAGCTAGTTATTTGTTTCATTCTGTTTGGCTGATATTTCATCTTCACAGTGTATCTGCTCCTCTCATAGCTGAAGACTATAGAGAAATTGTTTTGCTATGCACAATCATctgtcatttttctcttcaatagCTACATCCAAAGCATGTCACTGAGCTGCAGAGGGGTAATACTTCTGGCATGTGGGTAACTCAGCTGTCTGTCAGTCAGGAATTTATATTCTGACTCTGGCCTTTGCTGCTTTGCCCTACTTGAGCAGTGGTTTGTGTGGGAGAAGCCGGGCTTCTCTTTACACTTCCTGCTGGCCCATGTTTCTGTTATTCCATGGTGACACAAGCAGCAAATTAGACTAGGGTGTTGTAAATTTGGCTGCTGTACTGGGAAACAGCTGTGGATGAAAACTacagacacagtgacaggaTCTGAGTTATGCAGAAGTATGACAAGTCAGAGGCAATGAAAAGTCTTGAATGGCACTTTGTGGCAATTGGGAGAAACGTCCTGGAAACTTAGGGCACAGGCATTTGTTAGCTTACACTTTTCACAGAAAGCCACCTAGAGTCCAAATTAAGTCCCTGTTACACTGCCTTGTCTCAAATCAGTGGAATCAATGAATAAATGCATTGCTCACACAGCTGTTGGCACCAATGGAGAGTGGCAGGAGAGCCAGGGCCTGAATGCCAGCCCAGCACAACAGAAAGGGCTGACCCTGGGTCTGAGGAGAAGGTTCTGGAGGTGCATGTGCTCTTCAACAGAGGATTCAGTACCAGCGGGGTCAAGAGTATTGATGGCTAGATATGGGCAGTGTGTTGCCCTAGGGgacactttttttcttgtctgttgAAAATAGCATCAGTGCTGACTGCAGCTGAAGCCTCATTTCTTGTAAATGACTTCAATCATAACAGAATTAGTGTGACCACAGCCTCAGCGCGGCAACAGGCCCTGCTTGGCATTcaagctcctcctcctcctgagcACTCAGTAGCTCTCCACAGCTTAAATAAACAGCTTTCTGAATTTCTACAGGTCTGTTAATTTCCTCTTCTTGTTAGTGTTTTACAGCTGTTGCATTGTATGTAATTTAACTACTCAGAAAGTAAAACGTGTTTCAGCCTAAAGGGTGAGGAGGCCGCAGGCCTGCGGCCTGTGCAgtcccaggagcagggctgggtccCGCAGGGCCCTGCTCAGAGcccaccctgctgccctggggacacagccacgctaataaataatgcaaatgGCATTATTTTAAAGCTGTCCCTTCCCCACTAACTGTAAATATTGCAGTCTCTTCAAAAGCATGGCTTTGCTGGGCTCCTGAGCATGGCTCAAATTTTCCCATAACCCTTTAACAGAGACTGTTTACTTTTCAGCCACAGTCAAAAGGTCAGAGGAAAGAGCTGGGTGAGGGGAAGGGACTGGAATCACCACTCTTTATGTACTATTTATCAGGAGAGAGTAAAATCTGTTGCATGTTTCTATTGCTTTAGGTGCACAGTACTGCAAATTCCCTATTTGACCTTGCTGGTGCTTTATTAAAACTGAGCATGAGAGATTTGACAGCTGAAATTACTGCAGAAATCTTCAGGAGactcctgctgtgccctgtaGAGGTGACACTACCCTTAAATCAGTGTACACAGGTAACCAGACATTTTAGAGAGCCCTTCATTTGCTCTTATAGAAGGAAAGTCAGAGTGATATTGTGAACACGCATCCTGTGGTTAGGATTTCCTTATTGCATTGGTGTTGGAGCAACCCATATATACCTATTAGAAGGAGGATCTGCCTGGCCACTGTATTGTATGCTGGGGAGAAAGAGacaaggaaaggaaggggaagaaaaataaggcAGGTAAAgataatgtaatttaaaaatacaagtcaGCTTTGTCTCCTCTTAAGAGACATTTTATACAATTCTGACCTTCTTGTCCTTATTTATAGTTTTGgttatgtgttttttttctgagctatcccatatttgcatttcataataaagacaaaattaaggTATTTAGGCACCTCATGTGGGAGGATATGGCTTATTTCTGCTAAACTTACTCTAAAGCAATataagagagaaagaaaatgcaattcaCTCAATCCTTATGCTTTTCATTCCACACCTCTCAGTGGGAAGCTGCTTATTTATATATCTAGGTCTagttttgcttggttttctcAGAGGTAGCAGAGAACCTCCTAAGTTACATTGTGCTTGTTCTACCAGTAATGCTGTCATGTGGGCACTCTTCTGTACAGCAGGGCAAGAGCCATTTGTTCGGAGCCTGAAGGGTTAAAAAATACTAGtgtggagctgggaaaaaaagagtatgGGGAAGGGATAACAATCTCTGCTGACAGCAAACCAGTCTGGCAGCCTTCACCCTACAAAGACTTTTTTCCAATTTAACAATGCTATTCACATTCAGGCAGTAGCATTGCTTCAGTCTCCTATCTGCTGCATAGCACAGCATTCACTACTTCCCAAATTTATAtccttgcagctgctgtgggaaaatGCATCATTTGACAACTAATTCCAGCTTTAGAGTTAAGCAGAAATGCTTTCTGCTGTTTTAGGACTGAtccaaagaatatttttaggGAAGCAACACACCATGATACTGCCTGCgtgttctttttccctttttcataaTGCCCAGTCCACTGAGTGATCCTTAGTCATGTCTGAGGAGGAAACCTATTTATTCCAAAGAAACATTAATGAAGTAAGAGCTGATTTGGtaaatattaaacaaattatTCAGTAAGGATCACTATAGAACATACACCTAGTGTCTCCTAAAAGTGGCTTTATCTTTAAAAGGAATGTGAATTACAGTAGGGGGAGAGACCTTTTATCTCCCAAACTCTGAAGATTACTTCATTTACTGCTTGCAGTTCCTGTAAGCACTGTTAGATCTGGGCTGATAGAGTACATTTCTGTGAAAGACTGTGCCTTCTTTGAAGTGATTTGGTTCAGCTGTTTTTCTAAGTCAGCTTTTCATGGATTTCAGGAAATGCTTGGGGGAGAGGAGAATCACTTTCTCATAATGCAGGTGACATTTTGCCAAATCAGGCATTTCAAGTCATTCACAGCTGCAGTTTGTGGGGGCActgtttttgtgtttcatgAGCAGATGGAAACAGAGCAGTTAATGTAGTTTAACTTTCTCTGAATGCAGCTTAGCCACTAGAAATTACAGCTGCAAATGTAAAGGCTGATGTTCTCTGGATCCTGTCATGGAGCTAAGTCATAGATTCTTTTAACATGCCAAATCTCTGCTCTGTAGATCAGGAGGAATTTAAGAtgagaaacatattttttatgtCTAAGGATGTCTGCACCTTTGCCATTTGTGTATGCAAATTTTTAAAGGGAACTAAACTATCCTTTCCCCAATGCATCACAATGTTACAGCATTCACAGACTTTTAAAGTGTGTGAAGAGCATTTCTggacagttttatttttccccactgaGGTTCATGGGGTTTGGTTATGTCAGACAGCAATGTCTTATAGCTTAGGGTTTTGCACCTTTCCACAGAAATAAGACAAACCAGTGTTGGTGGAGTTTGCTCAGCCAAGGGTTTGATTTGCACTGTCAAAAACTATGCATCACTGCAGTCTTAATACATTGTTCCTGCTCTCATGGATTTAGGAGAGAAGTGGATTCCTGGGCAGATTCACCCTGAGTATATTTTCTACTTGCTTGCCCTTTTTAATTCTAGGCTTTTGCAGGCAGGAATCCTCTGCTTGCTGGACCAGCACTAAGACAGACTAATTTGCTAGGGCAAAGAAGCAGGACCATGTGGAGACCTGTCTGCACTTACACACTCAGTTAAGCAGTTAGTCTGGCAGCAGGATAGGTGCCAGAGCCTTTAAAACTACAAACAGagatgctatttttttaaaaactgtgacAATAATGTTTATTATGTtaatatcattaaaaatattataaaatagtaaaatattctGCTTGGCAGAAAAATTATGCCAGGGTTTTAAAACCCCAGGTTTGTGCAAACAGTTTTTGTAAACATAAGAAGTCAAGTGTTCAGGTTCCATCGCAAAATACAGTAAACTGCTACAAAAATAAGTTCGCTCACTGtcaaacatatttaaaaacccaggaaGATGGATTTCGTTACACATGTCTAATGTGTCCCTATACAGTTAATGCTGCACTTATATCTGAAATGGGAAGGATTTCAGGTAGTCCTTTAAAACAGGATTGAGTGGGATCTGATTTAAGTTCTCTCTTCCAAAAGTCTTCACGATGCTTTTCCGGCAGAGCTCCTGCAGTGGCTGCACCCGGACCTTGCGAAGGGGGGCAACCAGTACCTTCCTCGGGGAGCTTAGGTAATGTTCCAGCAGCTTAAAAAGACAGTCAAAAGTCTCTTTGCTGCCATCCAGGCTGAAACGCCCAGTCTGAAAGTTAATCCGGATACTGGTGGGTCCAGTTGCAGTCTTAACACTGATGGCAAAGAAGCAATTCTTTTGCGTGCTGTCCCTGATGAGGAAGGTGCCCTCGGGCTCAGGCTTCAGCTTCTCGTGGGCAGCACT
The genomic region above belongs to Vidua chalybeata isolate OUT-0048 chromosome 16, bVidCha1 merged haplotype, whole genome shotgun sequence and contains:
- the SOCS1 gene encoding suppressor of cytokine signaling 1, with translation MVAHSKVSADNALGADPRRLLDPPARDCSQARGFQGPGRPGTVQAQGNTHFRTFRSQADFSSITRASSLLDACGFYWGPLTVSAAHEKLKPEPEGTFLIRDSTQKNCFFAISVKTATGPTSIRINFQTGRFSLDGSKETFDCLFKLLEHYLSSPRKVLVAPLRKVRVQPLQELCRKSIVKTFGRENLNQIPLNPVLKDYLKSFPFQI